A genomic stretch from Antarcticibacterium flavum includes:
- a CDS encoding PorP/SprF family type IX secretion system membrane protein — protein sequence MKNYYILILILFVGLSSARAQQLPQFTQYMYNTIAINPAYAGNRDGLSLTALHRSQWEGIEGAPRTQTFSIHSPLSNEKVGLGLSVINDKTGYENYTYLYGDFSYTINVSDDVTLSFGAKGGFSYYNLDENLFTEPSVLQDPFFREQFNRWTPNVGAGLYLSSQDWYVGLSAPKLINNNNNEFSEYVALEQVHYYLTGGYVFDLSDTWKLRPTALAKVTSGAPLSFDMSGTVIYDEKLYLGATYRIDDAIGAFLDFQIFEPLRIGYAYEYSISDLRPYTSGSHEIILIYEMRYKNTKFKSPRFF from the coding sequence ATGAAAAATTATTACATCCTCATATTGATACTTTTTGTGGGATTGTCCTCTGCCCGGGCACAACAACTACCGCAATTCACTCAATATATGTATAATACCATAGCGATAAACCCTGCCTATGCCGGGAACAGGGATGGACTATCTCTAACGGCACTTCACCGTAGCCAGTGGGAAGGAATTGAAGGTGCACCACGTACACAAACCTTTTCTATCCACTCCCCTCTTTCCAATGAGAAAGTTGGTCTGGGCCTTTCTGTGATCAATGATAAGACCGGGTATGAGAACTACACCTATTTGTATGGGGATTTCTCTTACACTATCAATGTGAGTGACGATGTTACCCTTTCCTTTGGTGCCAAGGGTGGATTTAGCTACTACAATCTTGATGAGAATTTATTTACTGAGCCAAGTGTATTACAAGATCCTTTCTTCAGGGAGCAATTTAATCGCTGGACTCCCAATGTGGGGGCCGGGTTATATTTATCTTCACAGGACTGGTACGTAGGACTTTCAGCTCCTAAATTGATCAACAATAACAACAATGAATTTAGCGAATACGTCGCCCTGGAGCAGGTTCATTATTATCTAACCGGGGGTTATGTTTTTGATCTTAGTGATACCTGGAAACTACGGCCTACCGCTCTTGCAAAAGTAACATCGGGAGCACCGCTTTCGTTTGATATGTCGGGAACCGTGATCTATGATGAGAAGCTTTACCTTGGTGCCACCTACAGGATTGATGATGCAATAGGAGCCTTTCTCGATTTCCAGATCTTTGAACCATTAAGGATTGGATATGCTTACGAGTACTCAATCTCAGACCTTAGGCCATATACTTCAGGATCCCACGAGATCATCCTGATTTATGAAATGAGGTATAAGAACACCAAATTCAAATCCCCAAGATTTTTCTAA